In a genomic window of Bradyrhizobium sp. LLZ17:
- a CDS encoding PHA/PHB synthase family protein, with protein sequence MTLTQTSGLRLAEEQLTAEPPIDLVTRCALPAPSVEQSSNLPAVDAQPVTEPYPLDRAFHAMLARFTGGISPVALSLAYLDWSSHLAASPQRQLERARDVVRDTDRFIDAAARAASPAQNPWSVIKPQAQDRRFAAPLWESPPFNLYAQSFLLGERWWHDAATGVHGVSPANEAIVEFSGRQVLDMLAPSNFAASNPEVLQKAFRSGGENFVFGWQNWYSDLIRMLSAGKTAGDEQFVVGKTVAASPGKVVYRNDLIELIQYHPTTEKVRPEPILIVPAWIMKYYILDLSPQNSLVKYLTGEGFTVFAISWRNPNASDRDVTFDDYRKLGVSAALDAIACILPRRKVHALGYCLGGTLLSIAAAAMARDGDNRLKTITLLAAQTDFTEAGELTLFINESQVAFLEDMMWERGYLDTTQMAGAFQLLRSNDLIWSRLSHDYLMGERAPPSDLMAWNADATRLPYRMHSEYLRKLFLSNDLAEGRYHVDGKSVSLADIHAPMFVVGTLRDHVAPWRSVYKIHYQVDADVTFLLTSGGHNAGVVAPPGEPGHSYQVMTKAADASHVDRDEWLKLAPHAKGSWWQEWSKWLTARSGVLGDPPRMGFGNVDGLPDAPGDYVHT encoded by the coding sequence ATGACTCTCACGCAGACCTCGGGCCTTCGCCTGGCTGAAGAGCAGCTGACGGCCGAGCCGCCCATTGATTTGGTAACGCGCTGCGCCTTACCGGCTCCAAGCGTCGAGCAGTCATCCAATCTCCCTGCTGTCGACGCGCAGCCCGTCACCGAGCCATACCCGCTCGACCGCGCATTCCACGCGATGCTGGCGCGATTCACCGGTGGGATTTCGCCGGTAGCGCTGTCGCTCGCCTACCTCGATTGGAGTTCGCATCTTGCCGCCTCGCCGCAGCGGCAGCTGGAGAGGGCACGCGATGTCGTTCGTGACACTGACCGGTTTATCGACGCCGCGGCGCGTGCCGCCTCGCCGGCCCAAAATCCCTGGTCGGTGATCAAGCCGCAAGCACAGGACCGCCGTTTCGCGGCGCCATTGTGGGAAAGCCCTCCTTTCAATCTCTATGCGCAGTCGTTTCTGCTTGGAGAGCGGTGGTGGCACGATGCCGCGACCGGCGTGCATGGCGTCTCCCCCGCGAACGAGGCGATCGTCGAGTTTTCGGGCCGACAGGTGCTCGACATGCTGGCGCCATCGAACTTCGCTGCCAGCAATCCAGAGGTGCTTCAGAAGGCGTTCCGGAGCGGAGGTGAGAATTTCGTATTCGGCTGGCAGAACTGGTACAGCGACTTGATACGAATGCTTTCTGCAGGAAAGACGGCAGGCGACGAGCAGTTCGTCGTCGGCAAGACCGTCGCTGCTTCGCCCGGCAAGGTGGTCTATCGGAACGACCTGATCGAGCTGATCCAGTATCATCCGACCACCGAAAAGGTGCGGCCCGAGCCGATACTGATCGTGCCGGCCTGGATCATGAAATACTACATCCTCGACCTGTCGCCGCAGAATTCGCTGGTCAAATATCTGACCGGCGAGGGTTTTACGGTGTTTGCGATCTCCTGGCGCAATCCGAATGCGAGCGATCGCGATGTGACCTTCGATGACTACCGCAAATTGGGCGTCAGCGCTGCGTTGGATGCGATTGCCTGCATCCTGCCGCGCCGGAAGGTTCATGCGCTCGGCTACTGTCTTGGAGGTACCTTGCTGTCGATCGCGGCTGCCGCGATGGCGCGCGACGGCGACAACCGGCTGAAGACGATCACATTGCTTGCTGCGCAGACGGACTTCACCGAGGCAGGTGAGCTGACGCTCTTCATCAACGAGAGTCAGGTCGCCTTTCTGGAAGACATGATGTGGGAGCGGGGATATCTCGACACGACGCAGATGGCCGGCGCTTTTCAGCTCCTGCGATCCAATGATTTGATCTGGTCCCGACTGTCGCACGATTACCTGATGGGAGAGCGGGCGCCGCCCAGCGACTTGATGGCCTGGAACGCCGACGCCACGCGCCTGCCTTATCGCATGCACTCCGAATATTTGCGCAAGTTGTTCCTCAGCAATGACCTGGCCGAAGGCCGCTACCACGTCGACGGAAAAAGCGTATCGCTCGCCGACATTCACGCGCCGATGTTCGTCGTCGGCACGCTCAGGGACCATGTAGCGCCGTGGCGATCGGTCTACAAGATTCACTATCAGGTCGACGCCGATGTGACCTTCCTGTTGACGAGCGGAGGGCACAACGCCGGCGTCGTGGCGCCTCCTGGCGAGCCTGGGCATAGCTACCAGGTCATGACCAAGGCGGCGGATGCGTCCCATGTCGACCGGGACGAGTGGCTGAAGCTGGCGCCGCATGCAAAGGGATCGTGGTGGCAGGAATGGTCTAAATGGCTGACCGCCCGCTCCGGTGTACTTGGCGACCCGCCTCGGATGGGATTCGGGAACGTCGACGGTCTGCCCGACGCGCCGGGCGACTACGTCCACACCTAG
- a CDS encoding AAA family ATPase, whose product MTDNSATQERIFAALTAHAGVKRIDTHAASVFLDGKRALKIKRAVRFPFLDYSTLDRRKAACEEEIRINRPLAPQIYHRVVAITEEPDGSVKVDGDGRPIEYAVDMSRFDESRTLDHLAKARLFDVDLASAIADAIAASHAAAACVDGQGWTSSIPALIDGNSNGLRNGGYFQTAELEQLAKDSQQAFLRVRALLDQRGHHGFVRRCHGDLHLANIVLIDRKPVLFDAIEFDPRIATIDVLYDLAFTLMDLLRHDQPLAANVVLNRYLAATPPENLDALSALPLFMSMRAAIRAQVALARLKPPHSGEHEMHEDARRYFNLAQALIHPPAPRLIAVGGLSGTGKSVLARALAPGVAPQPGAVVLRSDLIRKQMFGVSETERLPPSAYTPELAERVYDMAAQQARHVLAQGHSAIVDGVFARDFERDAFAALARACNVPFTGLFLVADLATRQTRIGSRQADASDATQEVAALQEHYNIGHVGWATIDASGTREQTLQSCRDAIAEGK is encoded by the coding sequence ATGACTGACAATTCTGCGACCCAGGAACGGATCTTCGCGGCGCTGACCGCGCATGCCGGCGTGAAGCGGATCGACACGCACGCCGCTTCGGTCTTCCTCGACGGCAAGCGCGCACTGAAGATCAAGCGCGCCGTCCGCTTTCCCTTTCTCGACTATTCGACACTCGACAGGCGCAAAGCGGCCTGCGAGGAGGAGATCAGGATCAACCGGCCGCTGGCGCCACAGATCTATCATCGCGTCGTGGCGATCACGGAAGAGCCGGACGGATCGGTGAAGGTCGACGGCGACGGCCGGCCGATCGAATATGCTGTCGACATGTCACGCTTCGACGAAAGCCGGACGCTTGATCATCTGGCGAAGGCTCGGTTGTTTGATGTGGACCTCGCCTCGGCGATCGCCGATGCGATCGCCGCTTCACATGCGGCGGCGGCATGCGTCGACGGTCAGGGATGGACGTCTTCCATTCCCGCGCTGATCGACGGCAATAGCAATGGCCTGCGGAACGGCGGATATTTCCAGACCGCGGAGCTCGAGCAGCTTGCCAAGGATTCACAGCAGGCATTCTTGCGCGTTCGCGCGTTGCTTGATCAGCGTGGCCACCACGGCTTCGTGCGCCGCTGTCACGGCGACCTGCATCTTGCGAATATCGTGTTGATCGACCGCAAACCCGTGCTGTTCGACGCCATCGAGTTCGATCCGCGGATAGCGACCATCGACGTGCTGTACGACCTCGCTTTCACGCTGATGGACCTGCTGCGCCACGATCAGCCGCTGGCCGCCAACGTGGTCCTGAACCGCTATCTTGCCGCGACCCCGCCCGAAAATCTCGACGCGCTCAGCGCCCTGCCGCTGTTCATGTCGATGCGCGCGGCGATCCGCGCCCAGGTGGCGCTGGCACGGCTGAAGCCACCGCACTCCGGCGAGCACGAGATGCACGAGGACGCGCGTCGCTACTTTAACCTGGCCCAGGCTCTGATCCATCCGCCCGCGCCCCGCTTGATTGCCGTCGGCGGACTGTCAGGCACCGGCAAGTCGGTTTTGGCCCGCGCACTCGCGCCGGGCGTGGCGCCCCAACCCGGAGCGGTCGTGCTCCGCAGCGACCTGATTCGCAAGCAGATGTTCGGGGTCAGCGAGACGGAGCGGTTGCCGCCATCCGCATATACGCCGGAGCTCGCGGAGCGGGTCTACGACATGGCCGCCCAACAGGCCCGACATGTGCTGGCCCAGGGCCATTCGGCCATCGTCGACGGTGTATTCGCCCGCGACTTCGAACGAGACGCATTTGCCGCACTGGCGCGAGCGTGCAACGTGCCTTTCACCGGCCTCTTCCTGGTCGCGGACCTCGCAACCCGGCAGACCCGGATCGGAAGCCGACAAGCCGATGCATCCGACGCCACACAAGAGGTTGCCGCGCTGCAAGAGCACTATAATATCGGCCATGTCGGTTGGGCGACCATCGATGCCTCCGGGACACGCGAGCAGACGCTCCAGAGCTGCCGGGACGCAATCGCTGAGGGCAAATAA
- a CDS encoding GNAT family N-acetyltransferase, protein MSTYRLKNLLSPRSVALVGASPRQASVGRAVLENIRKAEFKGPVGLVNSRHAQIGGHAAVSRLDQLPFVPELVVITAPAAEVPAIIDQAGCLGAAGALIVSAGLGHGAGSLHDAAISVARKYGMRLIGPNCLGIMMPGVSLNASFAAHMPEAGNLALISQSGAIAAGMVDWAAQRGVGFSGIVSIGDQIDVDIADLLDYFAMDQKTRAILLYIEAVKDARKFMSAARAAARVKPVVVVKSGRMAQGARAAATHTGALAGADAVYDAAFRRAGVLRVSDLRELFDCAETLGRVRSPAGKRLAILTNGGGIGVLAVDRLVELGGIPASLSADARNNLDAVLPPTWSGANPVDIVGDADASRYAAALEVLLADPDNDAVLVLNVQTAIASAADIATTVTERVRKYREKHRSWAKPVLAAWVGAGPNIIEALSGGGIPNYPTEDDAVRGFMHLVRHREVVEELSQVPPAMPENFVPDVQAARQIVTAAVADGRKWLEPVEIKRLLEAYDIAMVPTYAAADIEQAVAYANEIFARGGTVVLKIMSRDIVHKSDVGGVVLNLTTPEAVRAAASDILARASKLRPEARISGVIVQAMVVKAKARELILGLADDPTFGTVVVFGRGGTAVEIINDKALALPPLDLQLARDLIDRTRVSRLLRAYRDVPAVKQDAVALVLVKLAQMAADIPAIREFDINPLLADETGVTAVDARVAVGPPQRKFAGSGPANFAVRAYPSQWERRLALKDGWRIFVRPLRPEDEPIIHEFLRHVTPHDLRLRFFAPMKEFTHEFIARLTQLDYARAMAFIAFDEASGEMVGVVRIHSDSVYESGEYAILLRSDLKGRGLGWALMQLNIDYARSEGLKTISGDVLRENTTMLEMCRQLGFEVKPDPAEPDICDVRLKL, encoded by the coding sequence ATGTCGACTTACCGTTTGAAGAATTTGTTGTCGCCCCGGTCGGTTGCCCTCGTCGGCGCGAGCCCCCGTCAGGCCTCCGTTGGACGCGCCGTTCTTGAAAACATCCGCAAGGCGGAATTCAAGGGGCCGGTCGGCTTGGTGAATTCACGCCACGCCCAGATCGGCGGCCATGCTGCCGTGAGCCGCCTGGACCAACTGCCATTCGTCCCAGAGCTCGTCGTGATCACTGCGCCGGCGGCCGAGGTTCCCGCCATTATCGACCAGGCCGGCTGCCTCGGTGCGGCGGGCGCCTTGATCGTTTCCGCCGGTCTCGGCCACGGAGCTGGATCCCTGCACGATGCCGCAATCAGTGTCGCGCGAAAATACGGCATGCGGCTGATCGGCCCCAATTGTCTGGGCATCATGATGCCCGGCGTCAGCCTCAACGCAAGCTTCGCCGCGCACATGCCGGAGGCTGGAAACCTCGCGTTGATCTCGCAATCGGGTGCGATCGCGGCCGGCATGGTGGATTGGGCCGCACAGCGCGGCGTCGGCTTCTCCGGCATCGTCTCGATTGGCGATCAGATCGACGTCGATATTGCCGACCTGCTCGATTATTTCGCGATGGATCAGAAGACCCGCGCGATCCTGCTTTATATCGAGGCCGTCAAGGATGCGCGCAAGTTCATGTCGGCTGCCCGCGCGGCGGCGCGCGTGAAGCCGGTGGTCGTGGTGAAGTCCGGCCGCATGGCGCAGGGTGCGCGGGCGGCCGCCACGCATACGGGCGCTCTCGCGGGTGCTGACGCCGTTTATGACGCGGCGTTCCGCCGCGCCGGTGTGCTCAGGGTGTCCGATCTGCGCGAGCTGTTCGACTGCGCGGAGACGCTCGGACGGGTCAGATCTCCGGCCGGAAAGCGGCTTGCCATCCTCACCAATGGCGGCGGCATCGGCGTCCTCGCGGTCGACCGGCTGGTCGAGCTTGGCGGCATTCCCGCATCCCTCTCGGCCGACGCGCGCAACAATCTCGACGCCGTGCTGCCGCCGACCTGGTCGGGCGCAAATCCCGTCGATATTGTCGGTGATGCCGATGCGTCTCGCTATGCGGCGGCGCTCGAGGTGCTGCTCGCGGATCCCGACAATGACGCGGTTTTGGTCCTCAATGTGCAGACCGCGATCGCCTCCGCTGCCGACATCGCAACGACGGTGACCGAACGCGTCAGAAAATATCGCGAGAAGCATCGCAGCTGGGCGAAGCCTGTGCTTGCCGCCTGGGTCGGGGCCGGTCCGAATATCATCGAAGCGCTGTCTGGCGGCGGTATTCCGAATTACCCGACCGAAGACGACGCGGTGCGCGGCTTCATGCACCTCGTCAGGCATCGCGAGGTCGTGGAGGAGCTCAGCCAGGTTCCTCCGGCGATGCCCGAGAATTTCGTGCCCGACGTCCAGGCAGCCAGGCAGATCGTAACCGCGGCGGTCGCTGACGGTCGCAAATGGCTCGAACCTGTCGAGATCAAGCGCCTGCTCGAGGCCTATGACATCGCGATGGTCCCGACCTATGCGGCGGCAGATATCGAGCAGGCGGTGGCCTACGCGAACGAGATATTTGCGCGAGGCGGCACTGTCGTCTTGAAGATCATGTCGCGCGACATCGTGCACAAGTCCGATGTCGGTGGTGTCGTTCTCAATCTCACCACGCCGGAGGCGGTGCGTGCGGCCGCGAGCGACATTCTGGCGCGGGCGAGCAAGCTACGGCCCGAGGCCCGCATCTCCGGCGTCATCGTGCAGGCGATGGTGGTCAAGGCGAAGGCACGCGAGCTGATCCTGGGACTTGCCGACGACCCGACCTTCGGCACCGTCGTCGTGTTCGGTCGCGGCGGAACGGCGGTGGAGATCATCAACGACAAGGCGCTGGCGCTGCCGCCGCTTGATCTGCAGCTGGCCCGTGACCTGATCGACCGTACCCGCGTCTCGCGGTTGTTGCGCGCCTATCGGGACGTTCCGGCGGTCAAGCAGGATGCCGTCGCCTTGGTGCTGGTCAAGCTGGCGCAGATGGCGGCCGATATTCCGGCAATCCGCGAATTCGACATCAATCCGTTGCTGGCGGATGAGACTGGCGTAACGGCGGTCGATGCTCGCGTCGCCGTAGGGCCGCCGCAGCGGAAATTCGCGGGCTCAGGGCCCGCCAATTTCGCCGTCCGCGCCTATCCGTCGCAGTGGGAGCGCCGCCTCGCGCTCAAGGACGGCTGGCGCATCTTCGTGCGGCCGTTGCGCCCCGAAGATGAGCCGATCATCCACGAGTTCCTGCGCCACGTGACGCCTCACGACCTTCGCCTGCGGTTCTTCGCGCCGATGAAGGAGTTTACCCATGAATTCATCGCACGCCTGACCCAGCTCGACTATGCGCGCGCGATGGCCTTCATCGCGTTCGACGAGGCCAGTGGTGAGATGGTCGGCGTTGTCCGGATTCATTCGGACTCGGTCTACGAGAGCGGCGAATACGCCATTCTGCTGCGGTCCGACCTCAAGGGCAGGGGACTCGGATGGGCGCTGATGCAGCTGAACATCGACTACGCAAGATCTGAAGGGCTGAAGACCATC
- a CDS encoding CHAD domain-containing protein, giving the protein MARPTTSSSATARTKPAARRNALPARLSPGMACDTAFRIIARRHLDAVLAQHDGTCRGDPDALHRIRIALTHLRTTIRFFSPMVDDALRPKVWVELKWLNGQLGMVRDLDVAIERVVAESGNELAVIAELQHWDEKRAESHRLLARALQSARYRRLVEETSAWIESGQWSTGRSKEVIRLRRRSLADHASAQLTEWEKTLLKKARKLRKFDVEKRHKLRILNKRLTYSIDSLQDLFADKSLTKQKSILKQLRKAQRSLGQLNDDARGQALAASLNGGGMEAGIRFLDLKREKKLLETAANAYRKLDKAKPFRSSDLAPDPATED; this is encoded by the coding sequence ATGGCGCGACCCACCACGAGTTCGAGCGCGACCGCTCGCACCAAGCCTGCGGCGAGGCGCAATGCGCTGCCCGCCCGCCTCAGCCCTGGCATGGCCTGCGATACCGCCTTCCGGATCATCGCCCGTCGTCATCTCGACGCTGTGCTTGCCCAGCACGACGGTACCTGCCGCGGCGACCCCGATGCGCTGCATCGGATCCGGATCGCGCTGACACATCTACGCACCACCATCCGCTTCTTCTCTCCCATGGTTGACGATGCGCTGCGGCCAAAAGTCTGGGTCGAGCTGAAGTGGCTGAATGGCCAGCTCGGCATGGTGCGGGACCTCGACGTCGCGATCGAACGCGTGGTGGCCGAGAGCGGCAACGAGCTCGCCGTGATTGCCGAGCTCCAGCACTGGGACGAGAAACGCGCCGAAAGCCACCGCCTGCTGGCGCGCGCGCTGCAATCTGCGCGATACCGGCGCTTGGTCGAGGAGACTTCGGCCTGGATCGAGAGTGGCCAATGGTCGACCGGACGCAGCAAGGAGGTCATCAGGCTGCGCCGCCGCTCGCTCGCCGATCACGCGAGCGCGCAACTGACGGAATGGGAAAAGACGCTGCTCAAAAAGGCACGGAAGCTACGCAAGTTCGACGTCGAGAAACGGCACAAGCTGCGGATTCTCAACAAGCGTCTGACCTATTCAATCGACTCGCTGCAGGACCTCTTCGCCGACAAGTCGCTGACGAAACAAAAGTCGATCCTCAAGCAATTGCGCAAGGCGCAGCGATCACTCGGACAGCTGAATGACGATGCGCGCGGGCAGGCCTTGGCTGCGTCATTGAACGGCGGCGGTATGGAGGCGGGCATTCGCTTCCTCGACCTAAAGCGCGAAAAGAAGCTGCTAGAAACCGCCGCGAACGCCTATCGGAAGCTCGACAAGGCCAAGCCTTTTCGCTCCTCGGACCTCGCGCCCGATCCAGCGACCGAGGACTAG